DNA sequence from the Thermoleophilaceae bacterium genome:
CGCGAGATGTACGAGTACTGCGAAGAGCACGGGATCGGCGCCAAGCGCTGCGGCAAGCTGATCATCGCGACGCGCGAGGAGGAGCTGCCCGGGCTGGACGAGCTCGAGCGGCGCGGCAAGGCGAATCAGGTGCCGGGTCTCCGGCGGGTGGGAGCGGAGGAGATCCAGGAGATCGAGCCGCACGCGCACGGCATTGCCGCGCTGCATTCGCCCGCCACCGGAGTGGTGGACTTCCGTGCTGTGGCACGGGCGCTGGCCGACGACGTTCGCGCGGCCGGAGGGGAATTGCGCCTCGGTTACGATGTGAGTGCCGTGGACGCAAGCAACGGCGACGTACGGCTGCGTTCGCGTGGCGGCGACGAGGTAGCCGCGGACACGGCTGTTTTTTGTGCAGGGGGGTGGTCGGACCGGCTGGCACGTGACGCCGGTGCCGGCGATGACCCTCGCATCGTCCCCTTCCGCGGCGCGTACCTCACCCTCAGGCCTGAGCGCGCGGACCTCGTGAGGTCGCTCATCTACCCCGTGCCCGACCCCACGCTGCCCTTCCTGGGCGTGCACCTGAGCCGGCACGTGGATGACGAGGTGACGGTGGGTCCCACGGCGCTGCTCGCCGCCACGCGGGACCCCCGCCGAAAGCTTTCGGCCGCCGATGTTGCGGCCACTCTGTCCTGGCCCGGAAGCTGGAAGATGATGCGCCGCTGGTGGCGCACGGGGCTCACCGAGCTGAAGCACGCGGTGAGCACCCGGGCGCTCGTCCGCGAGGCGCAGCGCTACGTCCCCGAGATTGAGCCGGACGACGTCCGGCCCGGCCACTCGGGCATACGCGCGCAGGCACTCGCGCGCGACGGGCGCTTGATCGACGACTTCGTGTTCGACCAGACGGGTCGCGTGCTGCACGTGCGGAATGCGCCGTCGCCCGGGGCCACGGCGTCGCTGGCGATTGCCAGGGAGATTGTGGAGCGGTTGGAGCGAACCGCCGCCTGACGCGCGAGTCTGCCGAATCGCGGCTCTCGATACGTTGTGCGCTTGCGCAACTGCCTGGTGATGGGGAGCGGACGAGGCGGCACGAGCCTGCTCGCGGGCACGATTGCCCGTGCCGGCTATTACGCCGGCGACCAGCTCCACCCGCCGCGCGACACCAACCCGCGAGGGTTCTTCGAGGACGTGGAGATCAACTCGATAAACGAGGCGCTGCTCGAACCCCTCATGCCACACATGAGCGGTGGTCGCCAGTGGCTCTCCGAGTTGCCGCTGGATGCGTCGATCCCGCATCCGGACGCCGTTCTCGAGCAGCGCATGAAGGAGCAGTTGGCACGCACGCCGTACTGCTTCAAGGATCCTCGCTTCTGCTACACGCTCGACACCTGGCGTCCGTATCTGGAAGCGGCCGTGTTCCTGTGCGTGTTCCGCCCGCCGCTCGCCACCGCGCGCAGCATCGTCGCCGAGGTACAGGCGCAGGACTACCTCGCTCCGCTGCGGGACGAAATGACTGTTGAGCGGGCGCTATCGGTGTGGAACTCGATGTTCCGATGGGTGCTCGAGCGACAGGCGGCCACGGGAGAATGGTTCTTCGTTCACTACGAGCAGCTCCTCGACGGGTCAGCGATCCGGCCGCTCGAGCAACTCCTGCAAACCCGCGTGGACAGAGGATTCGCGGACCCCTCGCTGAACCGGAGCGCGCGACGCGGCCGCCCGCCCGCCGCCACTCGCGAGATCTACCGCGAGCTCTGCGAGCGGGCTGGATACGGACCGTTGCGCGCTCGCCCGCGACGTCTGGCTGCCTGCCTTGCTCACCCGCGCCGCACACTCGCGAACCTGCAGGCTCGCTCCAGCTCGTAGCCAAAGGTCCCCGTGCGGCGACGGTCAAATCCCCTCGTATCGCTCTGCATGTACACCGGCGGACCGGCGGCTCGCGTGCGGGCGCTGCTCGAACTG
Encoded proteins:
- the lhgO gene encoding L-2-hydroxyglutarate oxidase, with the protein product MDSTVLVVGAGILGLATARELLARQPDRRVVVLEREPEVGFHQTGHNSGVIHGGIYYAPGSLKARLCVQGAREMYEYCEEHGIGAKRCGKLIIATREEELPGLDELERRGKANQVPGLRRVGAEEIQEIEPHAHGIAALHSPATGVVDFRAVARALADDVRAAGGELRLGYDVSAVDASNGDVRLRSRGGDEVAADTAVFCAGGWSDRLARDAGAGDDPRIVPFRGAYLTLRPERADLVRSLIYPVPDPTLPFLGVHLSRHVDDEVTVGPTALLAATRDPRRKLSAADVAATLSWPGSWKMMRRWWRTGLTELKHAVSTRALVREAQRYVPEIEPDDVRPGHSGIRAQALARDGRLIDDFVFDQTGRVLHVRNAPSPGATASLAIAREIVERLERTAA